From Burkholderia pseudomultivorans, the proteins below share one genomic window:
- a CDS encoding penicillin-binding protein 1A, translating to MSRFVPFLRDSWTRCRARIAPLAAACAARARMLSGRGLHALRHPTRRGVALTLAAIPVLGVLVLLAFVPFTPSIGDIRKARIDRPARVLSADGRLIAEFRPVNREWVPLKLISPHTVDALIATEDRRFYAHHGIDWRRTIAAALHTFSGDRQGGSTITQQLARNLYPDEVGRAPTLTRKLKELVTAFKIEMVYSKAEILETYLNTVPFLYNAYGVEMAARTYFGKSADQLDIVESATLVGMLKGNSYYNPVLNPERALQRRNIVLDQMAKAGMLSPAQLAKLQRRPLRVDFERQTPEPGPAPHFAVQLRKWLIAWADSHNYDLYSDGLVIRTTLDARLQDMATQALETQTARLQAVADAAWRGPSGCGLRNDLFRGFMRQTPDYRDARDAGLADAAALRQLGANRAFMRALCERKTQVQAGFIAIDPRNGAIRAWVGSPDFGDEPFDHVQQARRQPGSTFKPFVYGAAFADGARPDDTYVDRDVAIPLGRHAVWRPTDADPPTGEPMTLRDALAQSNNRVTAQLMQREGAAKVAQLARAMGVRDSPLDAVPSLALGTSPVTLKEMVSAYGTIANRGVYVAPQMITHIEDRNGKVLAAFGSAPPERALSASAALTLVDVMRDVVDRGTGADIRMRYGIRDDVAGKTGTTQDNADGWFILMHPQLVAGAWVGFDDGSVTLRSNYWGAGAHSALPIVGTFFDDALRARAIDPRVQFSPDFRPRSAPAPAQRRRAHPGLFDWLRLFR from the coding sequence GTGAGTCGCTTCGTGCCGTTCCTTCGAGATTCGTGGACCCGCTGCCGCGCCCGCATCGCGCCGCTCGCCGCCGCCTGCGCCGCGCGCGCCCGGATGCTGTCCGGCCGCGGCCTGCACGCGCTGCGCCATCCGACGCGGCGCGGCGTCGCGCTGACGCTTGCCGCGATACCGGTGCTCGGCGTGCTGGTCCTGCTCGCGTTCGTGCCATTCACGCCGAGCATCGGCGACATCCGCAAGGCGCGCATCGATCGCCCCGCGCGCGTGCTGTCGGCCGACGGCCGGCTGATCGCCGAATTCCGCCCCGTCAACCGCGAATGGGTGCCGCTCAAGCTGATCTCGCCGCACACCGTCGATGCGCTGATCGCGACCGAGGACCGCCGCTTCTACGCGCATCACGGCATCGACTGGCGCCGCACGATCGCGGCCGCACTGCATACGTTCTCCGGCGATCGCCAGGGCGGCTCGACGATCACGCAGCAGCTCGCACGCAACCTGTATCCGGACGAAGTCGGCCGCGCGCCGACGCTCACGCGCAAGCTCAAGGAGCTCGTCACGGCGTTCAAGATCGAGATGGTGTACAGCAAGGCCGAGATCTTAGAAACCTACCTGAACACCGTGCCGTTCCTGTACAACGCGTACGGCGTCGAGATGGCCGCGCGCACCTACTTCGGCAAGTCGGCGGACCAGCTCGATATCGTCGAGAGCGCGACGCTGGTCGGGATGCTGAAGGGCAACAGCTACTACAACCCGGTGCTGAATCCCGAACGGGCCCTGCAGCGCCGCAACATCGTGCTCGACCAGATGGCGAAGGCCGGCATGCTGTCGCCGGCGCAGCTCGCGAAACTGCAGCGCCGGCCGCTGCGCGTCGATTTCGAGCGACAGACGCCGGAGCCGGGCCCCGCCCCGCACTTTGCGGTGCAGCTGCGCAAGTGGCTGATCGCATGGGCCGACAGCCACAACTACGACCTCTACTCGGACGGGCTCGTGATTCGCACGACGCTCGACGCGCGGCTGCAGGACATGGCGACGCAGGCGCTCGAGACGCAGACCGCGCGGCTGCAGGCGGTCGCCGACGCCGCATGGCGCGGCCCGTCCGGCTGCGGGCTGCGCAACGACCTGTTCCGCGGCTTCATGCGCCAGACGCCCGACTACCGCGACGCGCGCGACGCGGGGCTGGCCGATGCGGCGGCCCTCCGCCAGCTCGGCGCGAATCGCGCGTTCATGCGCGCGCTGTGCGAGCGCAAGACGCAGGTGCAGGCCGGCTTCATCGCGATCGATCCGCGCAACGGGGCGATCCGCGCGTGGGTCGGCAGCCCCGACTTCGGCGACGAGCCGTTCGACCACGTGCAACAGGCGCGCCGCCAGCCGGGCTCGACCTTCAAGCCGTTCGTGTACGGCGCCGCATTCGCGGACGGCGCGCGCCCGGACGACACCTACGTCGACCGCGACGTCGCGATTCCGCTCGGCCGCCATGCGGTCTGGCGGCCGACCGACGCCGACCCGCCGACCGGCGAGCCGATGACGCTGCGCGACGCGCTCGCGCAGTCGAACAACCGCGTCACCGCGCAGCTGATGCAGCGCGAAGGCGCGGCGAAGGTCGCGCAGCTCGCGCGGGCGATGGGCGTGCGCGACAGCCCGCTCGACGCGGTGCCCTCGCTCGCGCTCGGCACGAGCCCGGTCACGCTGAAGGAAATGGTGTCCGCGTACGGCACGATCGCGAACCGCGGCGTCTATGTCGCCCCGCAGATGATCACGCACATCGAGGATCGCAACGGCAAGGTGCTGGCCGCGTTCGGCAGCGCGCCGCCGGAACGCGCGCTGTCGGCGAGCGCCGCGCTGACGCTCGTCGACGTGATGCGCGACGTCGTCGATCGCGGCACGGGCGCCGACATCCGCATGCGCTACGGCATTCGCGACGACGTCGCCGGCAAGACCGGCACGACGCAGGACAACGCGGACGGCTGGTTCATCCTGATGCATCCGCAGCTCGTCGCCGGGGCGTGGGTCGGCTTCGACGACGGCAGCGTGACGCTGCGCAGCAACTACTGGGGCGCGGGCGCGCACAGTGCGCTGCCGATCGTCGGCACGTTCTTCGACGACGCGCTACGCGCGCGGGCGATCGACCCGCGCGTGCAGTTCTCGCCCGACTTCCGGCCGCGCAGCGCACCTGCGCCGGCGCAGCGGCGGCGTGCGCATCCGGGGCTGTTCGACTGGTTGAGGCTGTTCCGCTAG